The Candidatus Glassbacteria bacterium genome has a segment encoding these proteins:
- a CDS encoding AAA family ATPase, with protein sequence MARSKSNSNADIKPRQVKISTLGRFSVEVDGNPLRFGTKTQRKPLELLKVLVALGGEGVSVESLSESLWPESDGDKAYNAFGTTLSRLRNLIGREALHLQDSRLGLDPHACRVDAREFTGLLTLASQAINAGNGKAAWEHLEGAFSLYQGPFLEGEFDPPEILSARDRLHSQFVRHVKELGEFFLQKKQTEKAISLYQKGLEVDDLCEEFYQNLMDCYRRQGRLAEGIAVYQRCRQTLQARMDVEPSPETEQVYQSLLADQKLKSSPTVAPAVSPQEPPTEAEKPISLPETPKITGERRQATVAIFALSGYGALSEKLDPEEVDGIMSRIGKEVQRIVEYHGGIVNQVVRDEIEAIFGIPSAHEDDPVRAVRAALELHEAVRRIAPRVEESIGVPLRMHTGLNSGLIVTHPQDGRYGITGDTVTTGAYLAKRAKPDEILIGAETNRLTAPFFQSEELQPLKLQGKSQTLEAYRITGESKAETRLEAAEERGFTDFIGREHELEALHANLATASEGRGQFVSVAGEAGVGKSRLLHEFRQGLDRNKITVLEGRCQSYGSDTPYLPFINALRRGLRLLEEDSPAQLLEKAVTNIRAIDEDLEPYLPLYLHLLSIQSGDYPLPKRLHGPELAAALRDALSAIFTLAANNQPMVVIFEDWHWVDEASAAALQNLLGVMATYPLLVVVLYRPDYSSTWGSPEHHTPIVLHPLERRYDESMLKAALKTDRLPEGLSELILERTGGNPFFIEEVCRALIEEGSIAVNKGAAKLLRPLEEIALPDTVQAVIQTRLDGLGPHTRETLGLASVIGREFSRSILAHISSGQSRLSADLEELKTLELIQQTRVVPEAAYLFKHVLTQEVTYNTLLLQKRKELHGIVGRAIEALYPDRIEEQSERLAHHYSVAEHWEKAAEYGKRAGEKAKGLSQYQESIDFYERSVKWLLELPESRSRQENLVDMQLELVWNFIILGRWDESLQVCQTAEPMAQELADRIRLGMIHCGIASSCIYTGDHKKAEYHYQQSFEHFESSGDELFIAIGRHWVGTSYLGPGLWKKAEPFISGALHTYEKLDSLTSFGFGFYLMAGMCGYAHAGYCLAVQGRNREAAENFAKVTSSEIQEAGNLPSKSVYLSWHGLYVALVGEDRVEAELRADQLMELAEKSDSPFQVLGVYVAKTNILMGKENYEGVRNWGEKALRTIEGKNIRSGHVGNLHYNLARAILELGDYDAAKRHYEEGQPLAEPSPHWWGPRYDFLKGLLLARALEPDYEQAETLFEQSAANDMEVGAYVPAAQTRYHLARMLARKGDVDHAREILSALKKQFKQWAIPVWEKKCQQALAEIKSG encoded by the coding sequence AGACGCAGCGCAAACCCCTGGAACTTTTGAAAGTGCTGGTTGCGCTGGGGGGAGAAGGCGTATCCGTCGAAAGCCTGAGCGAATCATTGTGGCCGGAGTCGGACGGCGACAAGGCCTACAACGCCTTCGGTACGACCCTGAGCCGGCTGCGAAATTTGATCGGGCGGGAGGCGCTGCACTTGCAGGATAGCCGCCTCGGCCTTGATCCACATGCCTGCCGGGTGGATGCCCGGGAATTCACGGGGCTTCTCACGTTGGCTTCCCAGGCTATCAATGCTGGAAATGGCAAAGCGGCATGGGAGCATCTGGAGGGTGCCTTTTCTCTGTATCAGGGGCCATTCCTGGAAGGCGAGTTCGACCCGCCGGAAATTCTCTCGGCCCGCGATAGGCTGCACAGCCAGTTTGTGCGGCACGTTAAGGAACTGGGGGAGTTTTTCTTGCAAAAAAAGCAAACCGAGAAAGCAATTTCCCTCTATCAGAAAGGCTTGGAAGTCGATGACCTTTGCGAGGAATTCTATCAAAATCTAATGGACTGCTACCGGCGGCAGGGAAGGCTGGCGGAGGGAATCGCCGTCTATCAGCGCTGCCGACAAACGTTGCAGGCTAGAATGGATGTGGAACCCTCGCCCGAAACCGAGCAGGTCTATCAATCTCTCCTGGCCGATCAGAAGCTGAAATCATCCCCAACGGTGGCGCCCGCAGTTTCTCCCCAGGAACCGCCCACTGAGGCGGAAAAACCGATTTCTCTCCCGGAAACCCCCAAAATCACCGGTGAGCGCCGCCAAGCCACCGTGGCCATTTTTGCGCTCTCCGGATATGGGGCCTTGAGCGAAAAACTCGACCCGGAGGAAGTGGATGGAATTATGAGCCGCATCGGAAAAGAGGTGCAACGCATCGTGGAATACCATGGGGGCATCGTCAATCAGGTGGTGCGGGATGAGATCGAGGCGATTTTCGGCATTCCCTCCGCCCACGAGGACGATCCGGTGCGCGCCGTCAGAGCCGCCTTGGAACTGCATGAGGCAGTGCGCCGGATCGCTCCGCGGGTGGAGGAGAGCATTGGAGTGCCCTTGCGAATGCACACCGGTCTCAACAGCGGTCTCATCGTGACGCATCCACAGGATGGTCGATACGGAATAACCGGCGACACCGTGACGACTGGCGCGTATCTGGCCAAGCGGGCCAAGCCCGATGAAATCCTGATCGGCGCGGAAACCAACCGCTTGACGGCGCCCTTCTTTCAATCCGAGGAATTGCAGCCGCTCAAATTGCAGGGCAAGTCCCAGACCCTGGAAGCCTACCGGATAACAGGAGAATCCAAGGCGGAGACCCGCTTGGAAGCCGCCGAGGAAAGGGGATTTACCGACTTCATCGGTCGGGAACACGAGTTGGAGGCGCTTCACGCCAACCTGGCAACCGCCAGCGAGGGCAGGGGGCAATTCGTTTCGGTGGCTGGGGAGGCGGGGGTGGGCAAAAGCCGTCTGCTCCATGAATTCCGCCAGGGGCTGGATCGCAACAAAATCACGGTGCTGGAGGGCCGCTGCCAGTCCTACGGCAGCGACACGCCCTACCTCCCCTTCATCAATGCGCTCAGACGGGGACTGCGCCTGCTGGAAGAGGATTCGCCGGCGCAATTGCTGGAAAAGGCCGTCACGAACATCAGGGCCATCGACGAGGACCTGGAACCCTACCTGCCCCTCTACCTGCACCTGCTGTCCATCCAGAGCGGGGACTACCCGCTGCCCAAGCGTCTGCACGGACCAGAGCTGGCGGCCGCCCTGCGGGACGCCCTGAGCGCCATTTTTACTTTGGCTGCCAACAACCAACCCATGGTGGTCATCTTCGAGGACTGGCACTGGGTTGACGAGGCCTCCGCCGCGGCTTTGCAGAACCTGCTCGGCGTGATGGCCACCTATCCACTGCTGGTGGTGGTGTTGTACCGGCCCGATTATTCATCCACCTGGGGCAGTCCGGAGCATCACACGCCCATCGTCCTGCATCCCCTGGAACGGCGGTATGACGAGTCAATGTTGAAAGCCGCCCTGAAAACAGACCGGTTACCGGAGGGGCTGTCGGAATTGATCCTTGAGCGTACGGGAGGCAACCCATTTTTCATTGAGGAGGTGTGCCGGGCGCTCATCGAAGAGGGCAGCATTGCCGTGAATAAGGGAGCCGCAAAATTGCTGCGCCCCCTGGAGGAAATCGCGCTGCCCGATACGGTGCAGGCGGTGATCCAAACCCGCCTGGATGGCCTGGGGCCCCATACCCGGGAAACACTCGGCCTGGCTTCCGTCATCGGACGGGAGTTTTCCCGAAGCATATTGGCCCATATTTCCAGCGGCCAATCACGCCTCTCTGCCGACCTGGAAGAACTGAAGACCCTGGAACTGATCCAGCAAACCCGCGTGGTGCCCGAGGCGGCCTACCTGTTCAAGCACGTCCTCACCCAGGAAGTGACCTATAACACCTTGCTCCTACAAAAAAGAAAGGAACTGCACGGGATAGTGGGCCGGGCCATCGAGGCGTTGTACCCGGACCGCATCGAGGAGCAGTCGGAACGGCTGGCCCATCATTACAGCGTAGCGGAGCATTGGGAGAAAGCGGCGGAGTACGGAAAACGGGCAGGCGAAAAGGCCAAGGGATTGAGCCAATACCAGGAGTCGATTGATTTCTATGAGCGATCGGTTAAATGGCTTTTGGAATTGCCGGAATCCCGCTCCCGGCAGGAAAATTTGGTCGATATGCAATTAGAATTGGTTTGGAATTTTATCATTCTGGGGCGTTGGGACGAGTCGCTGCAGGTTTGCCAGACCGCCGAGCCAATGGCCCAGGAACTGGCGGACCGAATCCGCCTGGGAATGATTCATTGTGGAATTGCTTCTTCTTGTATTTACACAGGTGATCACAAAAAAGCTGAATATCATTACCAACAGTCTTTTGAGCATTTCGAAAGTTCAGGAGATGAATTATTCATCGCAATCGGAAGGCACTGGGTCGGCACCTCTTACCTTGGCCCCGGCCTGTGGAAAAAGGCGGAACCTTTCATTTCAGGAGCCCTTCACACCTACGAGAAGCTGGATAGCCTTACATCTTTCGGTTTCGGTTTTTATCTCATGGCTGGAATGTGTGGATACGCCCATGCGGGGTATTGTTTGGCCGTGCAGGGACGGAACCGGGAGGCCGCTGAAAATTTTGCGAAGGTCACATCGTCGGAAATTCAGGAAGCCGGCAACCTTCCGTCGAAATCGGTTTATTTATCGTGGCATGGGCTGTACGTCGCCCTGGTTGGGGAGGACCGGGTCGAGGCTGAATTGCGGGCCGATCAATTAATGGAACTCGCTGAAAAATCCGACTCCCCTTTTCAGGTGTTGGGGGTATACGTGGCGAAAACGAACATACTGATGGGAAAGGAAAACTACGAAGGTGTCCGGAACTGGGGTGAAAAGGCGCTCCGGACCATCGAGGGGAAAAACATCCGGAGCGGTCACGTGGGAAACCTACATTACAACCTGGCGCGGGCCATCCTGGAGTTGGGCGATTACGATGCCGCCAAAAGGCATTATGAGGAGGGACAGCCCCTGGCGGAGCCATCGCCCCACTGGTGGGGGCCACGTTACGACTTCCTCAAGGGCTTGCTATTGGCCCGTGCCCTCGAACCCGATTATGAGCAGGCGGAGACCCTGTTCGAGCAATCCGCGGCCAACGACATGGAAGTGGGGGCATACGTTCCCGCCGCTCAGACCCGCTACCACTTGGCCCGCATGCTCGCCAGGAAGGGCGATGTTGACCACGCCCGCGAAATCCTTTCCGCGTTGAAGAAACAGTTCAAACAGTGGGCCATCCCCGTCTGGGAAAAGAAGTGCCAGCAGGCTCTGGCGGAAATCAAGTCCGGCTGA